A section of the Scylla paramamosain isolate STU-SP2022 chromosome 33, ASM3559412v1, whole genome shotgun sequence genome encodes:
- the LOC135089600 gene encoding octopamine receptor beta-1R-like, with product MPVPPPLLCLSLLVSSCLALSHTEGALAPAPPRPKEPREDPEAEGEEWAGAAVGVVVVKATVMAAIILVSVLGNVLVIVSVALHRRLHSPANYLLVSLATADMLVALCAMTFNASVELTGGRWLFGRLMCDLWNSFDVYFSTVSILHLCCISVDRYYAIVRPLEYPLTITRRVLGLMLTHCWLAPVLISFLPILLGWYTTADHLRSRDAHPHVCAFVVNVVFALVSSAVSFWVPCTVMVVMYFRIFQEARKQERALLNRACSANSAAYSASFRQQQQQQQQQQQQQQQQQEQQQPQQDPPTEVVSRQQLLVALQGTPFTPATCHQEIVMNSLTPDAANCGDARGGSVTKGNGAGGTTPGITGGGVGGGGWRLKRHGSTASWHGSVRRHPPCERRLHSTPLVGTRSSPMAAGRREHKAARTLGLIMGAFVLCWLPFFTWYVSINVCGPSCRCPHAVVTALFWIGYFNSTLNPFIYAYFRADFREAFHRTLKRLSCCRARQPSGVFV from the coding sequence atgcCCGTCCCTCCACCGCTCCTGTGTCTGTCGCTGCTCGTGTCCTCCTGCCTCGCGCTTTCCCACACGGAGGGCGCCCTcgcccctgccccgccccgccccaaaGAGCCCCGGGAGGACCCCGAGGCGGAGGGTGAGGAGTGGGCGGGGGCGGcggtgggcgtggtggtggtgaaggccaCCGTGATGGCCGCCATCATCCTGGTGTCAGTGCTGGGCAACGTGCTCGTCATTGTGAGCGTGGCGCTACACCGCCGCCTGCACTCCCCCGCCAACTAcctgctggtgtccctcgccaCCGCCGACATGCTGGTCGCCCTCTGCGCCATGACCTTCAACGCCTCCGTGGAGCTTACCGGGGGCCGCTGGCTGTTCGGGCGCCTCATGTGTGACTTGTGGAACAGCTTCGACGTATACTTCTCCACGGTGTCCATCCTACACCTGTGCTGCATCAGCGTGGACCGCTACTACGCCATCGTGCGGCCCCTCGAGTACCCGCTCACCATCACCCGCCGCGTGCTCGGCCTCATGCTCACCCACTGTTGGCTGGCGCCcgttctcatctcctttctgcCCATCCTTCTCGGCTGGTACACCACCGCCGATCATCTTCGAAGCCGCGACGCCCACCCTCACGTCTGCGCCTTCGTCGTCAACGTGGTGTTCGCCCTGGTGTCCTCGGCGGTGTCGTTCTGGGTGCCGTGCACTGTCATGGTGGTGATGTACTTCCGAATCTTCCAAGAGGCGCGCAAGCAGGAGCGCGCTCTACTCAACCGTGCTTGCTCTGCTAATTCCGCCGCCTACTCTGCCTCTTtcagacaacagcagcaacagcagcagcagcagcagcagcagcagcagcagcagcaggaacagcagcagccgcagcaggATCCTCCGACGGAGGTGGTGTCACGCCAGCAGCTGCTGGTAGCGCTGCAGGGGACGCCCTTCACGCCCGCCACCTGTCATCAGGAGATCGTGATGAACTCCCTCACCCCAGATGCCGCCAATTGTGGCGACGCCCGGGGCGGCAGCGTCACCAAGGGGAACGGCGCTGGAGGCACCACCCCTGGCATCACGGGTGGGGGTGTTGGCGGGGGCGGGTGGCGCCTCAAGCGGCACGGCAGCACGGCCTCCTGGCACGGTTCTGTGCGGCGCCACCCGCCGTGTGAGCGGCGGCTGCACAGCACGCCGCTGGTGGGGACGCGCAGCAGCCCGATGGCGGCGGGCCGGCGGGAGCACAAGGCGGCGCGCACGCTGGGCCTCATCATGGGAGCCTTCGTGCTGTGCTGGTTGCCCTTCTTCACCTGGTACGTCAGCATCAACGTGTGCGGGCCGTCCTGCCGCTGCCCGCACGCCGTCGTCACTGCCCTCTTCTGGATCGGCTACTTCAACTCCACCCTCAACCCTTTCATCTACGCTTATTTCCGCGCTGACTTCCGCGAGGCCTTCCACCGCACGTTGAAGCGTCTCAGCTGCTGCCGGGCGCGCCAGCCCTCGGGAGTGTTTGTCTGA